From Parcubacteria group bacterium, a single genomic window includes:
- the speD gene encoding adenosylmethionine decarboxylase — protein MNRKKTVSKSNYKVYGKHLMIDARGIERKKLENHKIVFDFLNDLPQKIGMRKLTIPYVVFCEEADKKGDWGLSGFVMIYESHISAHTWPELGYVSMDVYSCRDFDDKKTVRLIKQHWGCKTIKASVVRRG, from the coding sequence ATGAACAGAAAAAAAACCGTATCGAAGAGTAACTATAAGGTTTACGGAAAACATTTAATGATTGACGCTCGCGGCATCGAGCGAAAAAAACTCGAAAATCATAAAATAGTTTTTGATTTTCTTAACGATTTGCCCCAAAAAATCGGGATGCGAAAATTAACGATTCCTTACGTGGTTTTTTGCGAAGAAGCTGATAAAAAAGGCGATTGGGGACTTTCTGGTTTTGTTATGATTTACGAAAGCCACATTTCAGCTCATACCTGGCCGGAGTTAGGCTACGTTTCAATGGACGTCTATTCTTGTCGGGATTTTGATGATAAAAAAACCGTTCGTCTTATAAAACAACATTGGGGTTGCAAAACCATCAAAGCTTCTGTGGTAAGGAGGGGATAA
- a CDS encoding GIY-YIG nuclease family protein gives MFYCYILKSRINGAYYVGSCQSIAIRLDQHNKFLVPSTKRYVPWDLVYQEKFVTLKEARNKELKIKSWKKRSSIEKLVKTFQNF, from the coding sequence ATGTTTTATTGCTATATATTAAAATCGAGAATAAATGGTGCTTATTATGTAGGAAGTTGCCAAAGCATTGCTATAAGGCTTGACCAACATAATAAATTTTTAGTTCCTTCCACAAAAAGATATGTTCCATGGGATTTAGTCTATCAAGAAAAATTTGTTACATTAAAAGAAGCTAGAAACAAGGAACTAAAAATAAAGTCCTGGAAGAAAAGAAGTTCTATAGAAAAATTAGTTAAAACATTTCAAAATTTTTAA
- a CDS encoding HIT family protein: MNSNCVFCDRTKIEERIIAETEDWYLIATIGQITEGGYVLIIPKRHVPCAGAMKEQEIVKMDDISRIASDYTEVEYGVRPIIFEHGIVGQTIQHAHLHLLPARIRMCGRIYRDFPNAQICFLDSLKLLRWTYDAMGGKKYLLWSTPENLLKTVIDPPAPLQYLRLIAAELVGHPERANWRDCDPETDKKLWQETVSRLKPYFS; this comes from the coding sequence ATGAATAGCAATTGTGTTTTCTGCGACCGAACCAAGATTGAGGAGCGTATTATTGCCGAAACGGAAGATTGGTACTTAATAGCTACCATTGGCCAAATAACAGAAGGCGGCTATGTTCTCATAATCCCCAAGCGGCATGTACCTTGCGCCGGAGCGATGAAAGAGCAAGAGATTGTTAAAATGGACGACATATCGCGCATTGCAAGCGATTACACAGAGGTAGAGTACGGCGTAAGACCTATCATCTTTGAACATGGCATTGTGGGCCAGACGATTCAACATGCCCATCTTCATCTTTTACCCGCCCGGATTCGCATGTGCGGCAGAATCTATCGGGATTTTCCCAACGCGCAGATCTGCTTCTTAGATTCGCTCAAACTGCTTCGATGGACTTATGATGCAATGGGAGGAAAAAAGTATCTCCTTTGGAGCACCCCGGAAAACCTGTTGAAGACCGTTATTGATCCGCCAGCGCCGTTGCAATATTTACGGCTAATTGCAGCCGAACTTGTTGGCCATCCGGAGCGCGCAAATTGGCGCGATTGTGATCCTGAAACCGACAAAAAACTGTGGCAGGAGACCGTTAGCCGCCTTAAGCCATATTTTTCATGA
- a CDS encoding CDP-alcohol phosphatidyltransferase family protein, whose product MAEEEKESLPADLSAKALASAEALTKEGYWTPLEKKWRDRFFKRTKITDIFAAIGIRANHLTVVGFVVLIWAIFDLFYFGDDVGRQVWLLAFAWITDLLDGPVARNNNEVTALGTLLDHTRDFLLILWMIFLSIYATKSFGWPALFIMNTILLVTATCMFLILLGTWLYQREKRRERRDQLYFEFMQEFLLNDLVTTIGARFHTGLTAFSMIFYLAGIIWKNNFYLYTGIILLIIQLVSLGFYLHEVFQAEYEDKMYKIRLLLRNKKLKNPE is encoded by the coding sequence ATGGCCGAAGAGGAAAAAGAGAGCTTGCCCGCCGACTTGTCCGCCAAAGCCTTGGCGTCAGCGGAAGCTTTAACGAAGGAGGGATATTGGACACCGCTTGAGAAAAAGTGGCGCGACCGGTTCTTTAAGCGGACAAAAATAACCGATATTTTTGCAGCCATAGGAATAAGAGCAAATCATTTAACCGTGGTGGGATTCGTTGTTCTTATTTGGGCGATTTTTGATCTGTTTTATTTTGGGGATGATGTTGGGCGTCAAGTATGGCTTTTAGCTTTTGCGTGGATTACCGATCTTTTAGACGGCCCAGTCGCGAGAAATAACAATGAAGTTACAGCTTTGGGGACTCTCTTGGATCATACCAGAGATTTTTTACTTATCTTATGGATGATATTTTTAAGCATTTACGCGACAAAATCGTTTGGATGGCCGGCATTATTTATTATGAACACGATTCTACTAGTCACTGCAACATGTATGTTTTTGATTTTGCTGGGTACGTGGCTTTATCAGCGAGAAAAGCGTCGCGAAAGGCGGGATCAGCTGTATTTTGAGTTTATGCAAGAATTTCTGCTAAATGACTTAGTAACGACGATCGGGGCGCGGTTTCACACCGGTCTTACCGCTTTCAGCATGATTTTCTATTTAGCCGGCATAATATGGAAAAACAATTTTTACCTTTATACAGGTATTATTCTTCTGATAATTCAACTTGTTTCTTTAGGATTTTATCTTCATGAGGTTTTTCAAGCGGAATATGAAGATAAAATGTACAAAATACGCCTGTTATTAAGGAATAAAAAATTAAAAAACCCAGAATAG
- a CDS encoding YraN family protein — MTTEKQNIGRLGEDIAVKYLENKGYSILTRNYRKPWGEIDVIASENVGKNQFLALKSQELVFFEVKTQNQRFEWRPEENITRHKKHQLSRIVATYMKEHEISESQDWRIDVLAIKLDFETKNAQIEHIKNIALN, encoded by the coding sequence ATGACCACCGAGAAACAAAACATAGGAAGATTAGGTGAAGATATTGCCGTAAAATACCTTGAAAACAAAGGTTATAGCATTTTAACTCGCAATTATCGCAAGCCATGGGGCGAAATTGACGTAATCGCATCGGAAAACGTTGGTAAAAACCAGTTCTTGGCTCTAAAGAGCCAAGAACTGGTTTTTTTTGAAGTCAAAACCCAAAACCAAAGATTTGAATGGCGGCCGGAAGAAAATATAACAAGACATAAAAAACACCAATTATCAAGAATTGTCGCAACTTACATGAAAGAACATGAAATTTCAGAAAGTCAAGATTGGAGAATTGACGTTTTGGCAATAAAACTAGACTTTGAAACAAAAAATGCTCAAATTGAGCACATCAAAAACATTGCTCTAAATTAA
- the rocD gene encoding ornithine--oxo-acid transaminase, with the protein MGKKTQRLVELAHKHLPRNYAPPDDLVLRRGHGCYLEDVNGNTYLDMLSCYSAANSGYGNKSANTAILRQIAKGILCNANCFWEEQKILFAHDLAKFCNDFGLNGLDVVLPMNSGAEAVETAIKIARKWRYCYLAKGIAYDTAEIICCENNFHGRTLGAISMSTVDQYKKYFGPLIPGIKIVPFGNVDALKKTINNNTAAFLVEPIQGEGGVIIPPNDYLSEVRKICDEQNVLFILDEIQSGFGRTGRMFACNYDNVVPDMIILGKALGGGLPISAVVGKEEIMDVLDPGDHGSTFGGNPLACAAARASLSFMRRRRPDRRAAELGFYFKNKLNKVAAQSPHIKEIRALGLWIGIEVHHSGPTAHEFCKELYKEKILCKETREYTIRMSPPLTITRKELDFALSKIQKVFT; encoded by the coding sequence ATGGGAAAGAAAACGCAACGTTTAGTTGAATTAGCCCATAAGCACTTGCCCAGAAATTACGCTCCACCGGATGATCTTGTTTTAAGAAGAGGACATGGCTGTTATCTTGAAGACGTTAATGGTAATACCTACCTTGATATGCTTTCTTGCTATTCTGCCGCAAACTCCGGTTACGGCAATAAATCGGCAAATACGGCAATATTACGGCAAATTGCCAAAGGTATTTTGTGCAACGCCAATTGTTTCTGGGAAGAGCAGAAAATTCTTTTTGCCCATGACTTGGCCAAATTCTGCAACGATTTTGGCTTAAACGGACTTGATGTAGTTTTACCTATGAATAGCGGCGCCGAAGCGGTTGAAACGGCTATAAAAATAGCGCGTAAATGGCGTTACTGTTATTTAGCAAAAGGTATTGCCTATGACACAGCAGAAATTATTTGCTGCGAAAACAACTTTCATGGCAGAACTCTCGGCGCTATTAGCATGTCAACAGTAGATCAATATAAAAAATACTTTGGTCCGCTAATCCCAGGCATAAAAATCGTTCCTTTCGGTAATGTAGACGCTTTAAAAAAGACAATTAATAACAATACAGCCGCATTTTTAGTTGAACCGATACAAGGCGAGGGCGGAGTTATTATCCCGCCCAATGACTACCTTTCCGAAGTAAGGAAAATTTGCGATGAACAAAATGTTTTATTTATTTTGGATGAAATCCAGAGCGGTTTTGGCCGAACCGGTAGAATGTTTGCCTGCAACTACGATAATGTTGTTCCGGATATGATAATTTTGGGCAAGGCCTTGGGCGGCGGACTTCCGATTTCCGCGGTTGTCGGCAAAGAAGAGATAATGGATGTTCTTGATCCGGGAGATCACGGTTCTACATTTGGCGGCAATCCTTTGGCTTGCGCCGCGGCGCGGGCCTCGCTAAGTTTTATGCGGCGCCGTCGGCCGGATAGGCGAGCGGCTGAATTAGGGTTTTACTTTAAAAATAAGCTTAACAAGGTGGCGGCGCAAAGTCCGCACATTAAAGAAATAAGAGCACTTGGTCTTTGGATTGGCATTGAAGTTCACCATAGCGGCCCAACGGCTCATGAATTTTGCAAAGAGCTTTATAAAGAGAAAATACTCTGCAAAGAAACTAGAGAATATACCATTCGCATGAGCCCGCCCCTTACAATCACTAGAAAAGAGCTTGATTTTGCGCTTTCAAAAATCCAAAAAGTTTTTACATAA